The Xanthomonas sp. DAR 34887 genome has a segment encoding these proteins:
- the pmbA gene encoding metalloprotease PmbA: MNAITSELRRDDSLERLERLSDIAERLLARARELGASQAEVSCSEDRGLDVNVRLGAVETVEATRDRGIGVTVYFGQRKGSASTADLHESSLEATVAQACAIARYTEDDVAAGLADAALMARDMPELDRWHPWALEAEEAIELALACEAAGREADPRVANSDGASAGSSESLSVYANSHGFVGRERSTHHSIGCSLIAGHGDAMQRDHWYSSALAREDLEQPAAIGRRAAERTVARLQPRSLPTGELPVLFAPEMARSLVGHLLGAVSGGALYRRASFLLDSVGTRLFPDWFAIDELPHLRRGLRSATFDAEGVATRAAPLIAGGVLQRYVLGSYSARKLGLPTTANAGGVHNLQVAANADDLASIAAGIPRGLLVTELMGNGVNPVTGDYSRGAGGFWIENGEIAYPVDEVTIAGNLREMFQRIEAVGRDIDVRSHVHIGSVLVGKMTVAGND; the protein is encoded by the coding sequence TTGAACGCGATCACTTCCGAACTGCGCCGCGACGACAGCCTGGAACGGCTGGAGCGCCTGTCCGATATCGCCGAGCGGCTGCTGGCGCGGGCACGCGAACTGGGCGCCAGCCAGGCCGAGGTCAGCTGCAGCGAAGACCGCGGGCTGGACGTCAACGTGCGCCTGGGCGCGGTGGAAACGGTCGAGGCCACCCGCGACCGCGGCATCGGCGTCACCGTCTACTTCGGCCAGCGCAAGGGCAGCGCCAGCACCGCCGACCTGCACGAATCCAGCCTCGAGGCGACCGTCGCCCAGGCCTGCGCGATCGCCCGCTACACCGAGGACGACGTCGCCGCCGGGCTGGCCGACGCGGCGCTGATGGCGCGCGACATGCCCGAGCTGGACCGCTGGCATCCGTGGGCGCTGGAGGCCGAAGAGGCGATCGAGCTGGCCCTGGCCTGCGAGGCGGCCGGCCGCGAGGCCGACCCGCGCGTGGCCAATTCCGACGGCGCCTCGGCCGGCAGCAGCGAGAGCCTGTCGGTGTACGCCAATTCGCACGGTTTCGTCGGCCGCGAGCGCAGCACCCACCATTCGATCGGCTGCTCGCTGATCGCCGGGCATGGCGACGCCATGCAGCGCGACCACTGGTACAGCAGCGCCCTGGCGCGCGAGGATCTCGAACAGCCGGCGGCGATCGGCCGCCGCGCCGCCGAACGCACCGTGGCCCGGCTGCAGCCGCGCTCGCTGCCGACCGGCGAACTGCCGGTGCTGTTCGCGCCGGAGATGGCGCGTTCGCTGGTCGGGCACCTGCTCGGCGCGGTGTCCGGCGGCGCGCTGTACCGCCGCGCCAGCTTCCTGCTCGACAGCGTCGGCACCCGCCTGTTCCCGGACTGGTTCGCGATCGACGAACTGCCGCACCTGCGCCGCGGCCTGCGCTCGGCGACCTTCGACGCCGAGGGCGTGGCCACCCGCGCCGCGCCGCTGATCGCCGGCGGGGTGCTGCAGCGCTACGTGCTGGGCAGCTACTCGGCGCGCAAGCTCGGCCTGCCTACCACCGCCAACGCCGGCGGCGTGCACAACCTGCAGGTGGCGGCCAACGCGGACGACCTGGCGTCGATCGCCGCCGGCATCCCGCGCGGCCTGCTGGTCACCGAACTGATGGGCAACGGCGTCAACCCGGTCACCGGCGACTATTCGCGCGGTGCCGGCGGCTTCTGGATCGAGAACGGAGAAATCGCCTATCCGGTGGACGAGGTCACCATCGCCGGCAACCTGCGCGAGATGTTCCAGCGCATCGAAGCGGTCGGCCGCGACATCGACGTGCGCTCGCACGTGCACATCGGCTCCGTGCTGGTCGGCAAGATGACCGTGGCCGGCAACGACTGA
- the yjgA gene encoding ribosome biogenesis factor YjgA: MRGRDEDTGEFRGDSRSQQRRAALEVLSLGEKLVALTPAQLAKLPVPESLIPHIAETKRITSHIAHKRQLAFLAKQMRREDDATLDAIREAMDVNSDGARREVAAIHRVEDWRTRLLADGDSALSELLGDYPEADRQRLRQLIRNAKEERLKNKPPHAYRELFRELRELVLGADAGLATGDSGLEEADDDEFEDDARD, from the coding sequence ATGCGCGGACGCGACGAAGACACCGGTGAATTCCGCGGCGACAGCCGCAGCCAGCAGCGCCGCGCGGCGCTGGAAGTGCTGAGCCTGGGCGAGAAGCTGGTGGCGCTGACTCCGGCGCAGCTGGCCAAGCTGCCGGTGCCCGAGTCGCTGATCCCTCATATCGCCGAAACCAAGCGCATCACCTCGCATATCGCGCACAAGCGGCAGCTGGCGTTCCTGGCCAAGCAGATGCGCCGCGAGGACGACGCCACCCTGGACGCGATCCGCGAGGCCATGGACGTCAACAGCGACGGCGCGCGCCGCGAAGTGGCGGCGATCCACCGGGTCGAGGACTGGCGCACGCGCCTGCTCGCCGACGGCGACAGCGCGCTGTCCGAACTGCTGGGCGACTACCCCGAGGCCGACCGCCAGCGCCTGCGCCAGCTGATCCGCAACGCCAAGGAAGAGCGGCTGAAGAACAAGCCACCGCACGCCTACCGCGAGCTGTTCCGCGAGTTGCGCGAACTGGTGCTGGGGGCGGACGCGGGACTCGCGACCGGGGACTCGGGACTCGAGGAAGCGGACGACGACGAGTTCGAAGACGACGCGCGCGACTGA
- a CDS encoding DUF1800 domain-containing protein, whose amino-acid sequence MIRRETLSAANRFGLGARPGELASIDDPRGWLAAQLRAPPVAGPAMQGLPDSLEYLRREAAYQRERRQARMQAPADAKPAQQAARGLYRQTQAQELAARYAVAVASADGFAERLVHFWSNHFAVSVDKRAAALYAAPMEREAIRPQCMGRFADLLLAVERHPAMLRYLDNANSIGPDSMLAQRAQRRAARQGQGQDAPPRRPGLNENLAREILELHTLGVDGGYTQADVTELARAITGWGVPAPRDFEQGAPDRAFAFRAQAHAAGSRQVLGRRYAEAGLEQGEAILTALARHPATARHVSLKLARHFVRDDPPPALVQRMADAWLRSDGHLPSVYRALIDSPEAWSAQARKFKPPQDFVVSALRAGGEWPQAPAQQKMLLELLARMGQPPFTPRSPAGYADVAAEWSGPDALWKRLQAAEALAGLAAPTDPLALAGSVFGGTLDQDTDAALRRAESPRDGVALLLASPAFQWRA is encoded by the coding sequence ATGATCCGTCGCGAAACCCTGAGTGCCGCGAACCGCTTCGGCCTGGGCGCACGCCCGGGCGAGCTGGCAAGCATCGACGATCCGCGTGGATGGCTGGCCGCGCAGTTGCGTGCGCCGCCCGTCGCCGGCCCCGCGATGCAGGGCTTGCCCGACAGCCTGGAGTACCTGCGCCGCGAAGCCGCCTACCAGCGCGAGCGGCGCCAGGCGCGGATGCAGGCGCCGGCCGACGCCAAGCCCGCGCAGCAGGCGGCGCGCGGCCTGTACCGGCAAACGCAGGCGCAGGAACTGGCGGCGCGCTACGCCGTCGCGGTGGCCAGCGCGGATGGCTTCGCCGAACGGCTCGTGCATTTCTGGTCCAACCATTTCGCGGTCTCGGTCGACAAGCGTGCGGCCGCGCTGTACGCCGCGCCGATGGAACGCGAGGCGATCCGCCCGCAGTGCATGGGCCGCTTCGCCGACCTGCTGCTGGCGGTGGAGCGGCATCCGGCGATGCTGCGCTACCTGGACAACGCCAACTCGATCGGCCCCGACTCGATGCTGGCGCAACGCGCGCAGCGGCGTGCGGCACGCCAGGGCCAGGGCCAGGATGCGCCGCCGCGCCGGCCCGGTCTCAACGAGAACCTGGCGCGCGAGATCCTGGAGCTGCACACGCTGGGCGTGGACGGTGGCTATACCCAGGCCGACGTCACCGAACTGGCGCGCGCGATCACCGGTTGGGGCGTGCCGGCGCCGCGCGACTTCGAGCAGGGCGCGCCCGATCGCGCCTTCGCGTTCCGCGCCCAGGCGCATGCCGCCGGCAGCCGCCAGGTACTGGGCCGGCGCTATGCCGAAGCCGGGCTGGAGCAGGGCGAGGCGATCCTGACCGCCCTGGCCCGGCACCCGGCCACTGCGCGGCATGTGTCGTTGAAGCTGGCGCGGCATTTCGTCCGCGACGATCCGCCGCCGGCGTTGGTGCAGCGCATGGCCGACGCCTGGCTGCGTAGCGACGGACACTTGCCCAGCGTCTACCGCGCGCTGATCGACAGCCCGGAGGCGTGGAGCGCGCAGGCGCGCAAGTTCAAGCCGCCGCAGGATTTCGTGGTGTCGGCATTGCGTGCCGGCGGCGAATGGCCGCAGGCGCCGGCGCAGCAGAAAATGCTGCTCGAGCTGCTGGCGCGGATGGGGCAGCCGCCGTTCACGCCGCGCTCGCCGGCCGGCTATGCCGACGTGGCCGCCGAATGGAGCGGGCCGGATGCGCTGTGGAAGCGGCTGCAGGCGGCCGAGGCGCTGGCCGGTCTCGCAGCGCCGACCGATCCGCTGGCGCTGGCAGGCAGCGTATTCGGCGGGACGCTGGACCAGGACACCGATGCGGCCTTGCGTCGCGCCGAATCGCCGCGCG
- the tldD gene encoding metalloprotease TldD: protein MTENALSLAETRLLLPAGLDATSLERAFGTLLGPGIDFGDLYFQHSRRESWSVEDGIVKDGAHSIEQGVGVRAISGEKTGFAYSDDIHRDALLAAAQSARAISRDGGAQPAQSLLRGNGRALYPALDPVDGMGNDLKVEMLRRLDQFLRAADPRVQQVMVGLSGGVDTVLVARSDGVLAADVRPLVRLNVQVIVEQGGRRESGYAGGGGRYGYEVLFADGRPEAFAKEALRQALVNLEAVPAPAGVMPVVLGPGWPGVLLHEAVGHGLEGDFARKGTSVYAGRIGQRVASPGVTIVDDGTLDGRRGSLNVDDEGTPTNCTTLIEDGVLVGYMQDSLNARLMGVAATGNGRRESFAHLPMPRMTNTYMLAGQHDPQEMIRSVKKGLYAVNFGGGQVDITSGKYVFSATEAYLIEDGKVTAPVKGATLIGNGPETMQKVRMIGHDLALDEGVGVCGKDGQSVPVGVGQPSLLIDGLTVGGTA, encoded by the coding sequence ATGACCGAAAACGCCCTGAGCCTCGCCGAAACCCGCCTGTTGCTTCCCGCCGGCCTCGATGCCACCAGCCTGGAGCGCGCCTTCGGCACGCTGCTCGGCCCCGGCATCGACTTCGGCGACCTGTATTTTCAGCATTCGCGGCGCGAGAGCTGGAGCGTGGAGGACGGCATCGTCAAGGACGGTGCGCATTCCATCGAGCAGGGCGTGGGCGTGCGCGCGATTTCCGGCGAGAAAACCGGTTTCGCCTATTCCGACGACATCCACCGCGACGCGCTGCTGGCCGCGGCGCAGTCGGCGCGGGCGATTTCCCGCGATGGCGGCGCGCAGCCGGCGCAGTCGCTGCTGCGCGGCAACGGCCGCGCGCTGTATCCGGCGCTGGACCCGGTGGACGGCATGGGCAACGACCTCAAGGTCGAGATGCTGCGGCGCCTGGACCAGTTCCTGCGCGCCGCCGACCCGCGCGTGCAGCAGGTGATGGTCGGCTTGTCCGGCGGCGTGGACACGGTGCTGGTGGCGCGCAGCGACGGCGTGCTCGCCGCCGACGTGCGTCCGCTGGTGCGGCTCAACGTGCAGGTGATCGTCGAGCAGGGCGGGCGCCGCGAGTCCGGCTACGCCGGCGGCGGCGGCCGCTACGGCTATGAGGTGCTGTTCGCCGACGGCCGCCCCGAAGCCTTTGCCAAGGAAGCCTTGCGGCAGGCGCTGGTCAACCTGGAGGCGGTGCCCGCGCCGGCCGGGGTGATGCCGGTGGTGCTGGGGCCGGGCTGGCCCGGCGTGCTGCTGCACGAGGCGGTCGGGCATGGCCTGGAAGGCGATTTCGCGCGCAAGGGCACCAGCGTCTATGCCGGGCGCATCGGCCAGCGCGTGGCCTCGCCGGGCGTGACCATCGTCGACGACGGCACCCTCGATGGCCGCCGCGGCTCGCTGAACGTGGACGACGAAGGCACGCCGACCAACTGCACCACGCTGATCGAAGACGGCGTTCTGGTCGGCTACATGCAGGATTCGCTGAACGCGCGGCTGATGGGCGTGGCGGCGACCGGCAACGGCCGCCGCGAATCGTTCGCGCACCTGCCGATGCCGCGCATGACCAACACCTACATGCTGGCCGGCCAGCACGACCCGCAGGAGATGATCCGCTCGGTGAAGAAGGGCCTGTACGCGGTCAATTTCGGCGGCGGCCAGGTCGACATCACCAGCGGCAAGTACGTGTTCTCGGCGACCGAGGCCTACCTGATCGAGGACGGCAAGGTCACCGCGCCGGTGAAGGGCGCCACCCTGATCGGCAACGGCCCGGAGACGATGCAGAAGGTGCGCATGATCGGCCACGACCTGGCGCTGGACGAAGGCGTGGGCGTGTGCGGCAAGGACGGGCAGAGCGTGCCGGTCGGCGTCGGCCAGCCGTCGCTGCTGATCGACGGGCTGACCGTGGGCGGGACGGCGTAG
- a CDS encoding DUF4870 domain-containing protein, with protein MSEFDNVTAPPPPPAGAGPQEDRTVALITHLSGIIAGFIVPLIIWLVNKDNPAKSFLNDQAKEALNFQITVAIAYVICMVLSIIVIGGLLMPVVWVVNLVFCILAGIKANEGVAYRYPFALRLIK; from the coding sequence ATGAGCGAATTCGACAACGTGACCGCACCGCCGCCGCCGCCGGCTGGCGCCGGCCCGCAGGAAGACCGCACGGTCGCCTTGATCACCCATCTGTCGGGCATCATCGCCGGCTTCATCGTGCCGCTGATCATCTGGCTGGTGAACAAGGACAACCCGGCCAAGTCGTTCCTCAACGACCAGGCCAAGGAAGCGCTGAATTTCCAGATCACCGTCGCCATCGCATACGTGATCTGCATGGTGCTCAGCATCATCGTGATCGGCGGGCTGCTGATGCCGGTGGTGTGGGTGGTGAACCTGGTGTTCTGCATCCTGGCCGGGATCAAGGCCAACGAAGGCGTGGCCTACCGCTACCCGTTCGCGCTGCGCCTGATCAAGTAA